One window of the Nicotiana tabacum cultivar K326 chromosome 4, ASM71507v2, whole genome shotgun sequence genome contains the following:
- the LOC142180187 gene encoding uncharacterized protein LOC142180187, protein MHKMDCDLHDILNMLIDYENQLASEKKKGTFMLVGNSSKKKDKGKNKPKKKPTAPKGGVTKPKGKGGKADQSDAECFHCKKIGHWKRNCQEYLATLNDKKQGVPNK, encoded by the exons ATGCATAAAATGGATTGTGATCTTCATGATATACTTAACATGCTAATTGATTATGAGAATCAACTTGCAtctgagaagaagaaaggaacTTTCATGTTGGTTGGAAACTCTTCTAAGAAGAAGGATAAGGGTAAAAATAAACCCAAGAAGAAGCCTACTGCACCTAAGGGAGGTGTGACCAAACCCAAAGGCAAAGGAGGCAAAGCTGACCAATCCGATGCTGAATGTTTCCATTGTAAGAAGATAGgacattggaagagaaactgccaggagtatcttgcaactctaaatgacaagaaacaag GGGTTCCAAATAAGTAG